The Centroberyx gerrardi isolate f3 chromosome 7, fCenGer3.hap1.cur.20231027, whole genome shotgun sequence genome contains a region encoding:
- the kdelr2a gene encoding ER lumen protein-retaining receptor 2 — MNVFRLTGDLSHLAAIIILLLKIWKTRSCAGISGKSQILFALVFTTRYLDLLTSFISLYNTCMKVIYIGCAYATVYLIYMKFKATYDGNHDSFRVEFLVVPVGGLAVLINHDFSLLEILWTFSIYLESVAILPQLFMISKTGEAETITTHYLFCLGLYRALYLFNWIWRFYFEGFFDMIAIVAGVVQTILYCDFFYLYVTKVLKGKKLSLPA; from the exons ATGAACGTCTTCAGACTGACAGGGGACCTCTCTCATTTGGCTGCTATCATCATCCTGTTGCTCAAAATATGGAAAACCAGGTCGTGTGCAG GTATCTCTGGAAAGAGCCAAATCCTGTTTGCTTTAGTGTTCACCACTCGCTACTTGGATCTGCTCAcctccttcatctccctctACAACACATGCATGAAG GTGATCTACATCGGTTGCGCATATGCCACGGTCTACCTGATCTACATGAAGTTCAAGGCCACCTATGATGGAAACCACGACAGCTTTAGAGTGGAGTTCCTGGTTGTTCCTGTCGGCGGTCTTGCTGTTCTCATCAACCATGACTTTTCTCTCCTAGAG ATCCTGTGGACATTCTCCATCTACCTGGAGTCGGTGGCAATCCTACCCCAGCTCTTCATGATCAGCAAGACTGGTGAGGCTGAGACAATCACCACCCACTACCTGTTCTGCCTGGGGCTCTATCGGGCCCTCTATCTCTTCAACTGGATCTGGCGTTTCTATTTTGAGGGCTTCTTTGACATGATTGCCATTGTGGCCGGTGTGGTCCAGACTATCCTCTACTGCGACTTCTTCTACCTTTATGTCACCAAAG